One window of Watersipora subatra chromosome 3, tzWatSuba1.1, whole genome shotgun sequence genomic DNA carries:
- the LOC137391155 gene encoding m7GpppX diphosphatase-like, with amino-acid sequence MSTLEAPPDNCKRPADGAGDGDVKKAKLDEDAHSSHPKWTSLNSFKFVKVLREDPQAKSVCIHATSQLKRAADQSDGDAQSAEADAIILLEKTAFDTTDSGISTLLAPDTSLQQHFNNDIYGTYDSLLAPSLNNVKTVIIFPASAKHMEKYASHESHVIYESPEDYQSITLPYIQSSSFEMQWIYNILEKKKESEFIVYEDPDPEKGFVLVPDLKWDRKSLDTLYLSAIVHKHGIKSLRDLTPEHLPLLKNILNTGLEAIEKEYGVPKSKLRAYFHYQPSYYHLHVHFNQVKFTAPGSNVVGAHNLSDVIDNIKLYPDYYQKRTIPFLCKTNAKLYKCYEAAGKI; translated from the coding sequence ATGTCCACATTAGAAGCTCCCCCAGATAATTGCAAGAGACCAGCGGATGGGGCAGGAGATGGGGATGTAAAGAAGGCCAAATTGGATGAAGATGCTCACAGTAGTCATCCTAAATGGACCTCATTGAACTCATTCAAGTTTGTGAAAGTACTGCGGGAAGATCCACAAGCCAAGTCTGTATGTATACATGCAACTTCTCAGTTGAAGCGAGCGGCTGACCAATCGGATGGAGATGCTCAATCTGCAGAAGCTGATGCTATTATATTGTTAGAGAAGACCGCGTTTGATACCACAGACTCGGGCATTTCAACCTTGCTTGCTCCTGATACTTCTCTGCAAcagcatttcaacaatgatatCTATGGAACCTATGATAGCCTTCTCGCCCCTAGTTTAAACAATGTTAAAACTGTCATAATCTTCCCAGCTTCCGCTAAACACATGGAGAAGTATGCTTCACACGAATCTCATGTCATCTACGAGTCTCCGGAAGACTACCAGAGCATCACTTTACCCTATATCCAGTCATCTAGCTTTGAGATGCAGTGGATATATAACATCCTTGAAAAAAAGAAGGAGTCAGAGTTCATAGTCTATGAAGACCCGGATCCCGAAAAAGGTTTTGTTCTTGTTCCTGATTTGAAATGGGATCGCAAATCTCTTGACACATTGTACCTCAGCGCTATTGTTCACAAGCATGGCATTAAGTCATTAAGGGATTTAACTCCTGAGCATTTGCCTCTTTTGAAGAATATCCTAAACACGGGACTTGAGGCTATCGAGAAAGAGTATGGCGTACCCAAGTCTAAACTTCGGGCTTATTTTCACTATCAGCCTTCCTATTACCACCTGCACGTTCACTTTAATCAGGTCAAGTTCACTGCTCCTGGCTCCAATGTTGTCGGAGCTCACAATTTGTCAGATGTAATAGATAATATCAAGCTCTACCCTGACTACTATCAGAAGAGGACCATACCATTTCTGTGCAAAACCAATGCAAAGCTGTATAAATGCTACGAAGCTGCCGGCAAAATTTAG
- the LOC137390905 gene encoding uncharacterized protein: MASPFQSQLAVASRPFAIEAPASASPPHSDAHITIDRVIQRVMNAHNQPAMDSPETAAMLMGGDSTMRLAEMDMLLSKEQYESLYGSPPLPLHESSASDNRKHMDGEITREEPELARGKRKAYRRAVPWTNNEVPFVLNPWDFSGTERAVIHLAMQEWEQYTCVKFRPSNSTDNNKLVFQNGVGCNSQLGQVGGSQALNLEAPGCRFKGLYLHEIGHALGLVHEHQLPDRDRYIDIVWDNVKPEWKQWFNKYSTSDVTQDNLPYDLTSVMHYGITAFSFDDKSQTIKARDQTHEESIGNVYKKELSFTDIKAVNSIYQCGAHCPSSVQCSDGGYVGKDCMCICPDGGNSCQTRPLPPPIPEESCNFDSKDCDTYALSGECSANPAWMSHNCAASCGCLIKTSINNVIPTTACRDLYPDSSQCAVWRSNGYCDRNPAWMRANCRKTCGICSNPPQGCENKAGDSVCYADASVGECESNSAYMLENCAMACGKCGSCYNEHPDDAVCIDLATAGECTLSPEWMGRYCKKACDACDGLELPIGEARPCRDKNEKCGEWMRRGECTANPSWMIQNCQKSCDRCNCINQHDDSSCEVWAARGECESNTPWMSENCQKSCRFCTNLPPPSDRCKNVYTVDASKCDEWQRKGECFTNPLFMIPQCRQSCTQCDTQNRCEEWSQWSAWTGCSRECGTGMRSRTRRCMMGTERTDDEMVSCILKECATTTVPTTTSTTIDMTISTEAPPTTTESAIISPDCKNKHQRNADCDTWARYGHCESNPSWMHLNCAKSCKLCISYETCVNTYGDDEQCQLWADDDQCTANPSWMLSNCAKSCNQCEQPLITTTTAATRELCLNLHGSDRECEAWGESGHCEQNPGYMLVNCARACGACEQTTKSVIATTTTERPPTTVAVTRTPPSPDCIDQADSCEAWAKSTRSYCTSSQYVMDNCKLACGLCSTGFEKEAVQVFIADKCYDKSPDCHARALKGHCISQRTKMQKLCPYSCEHCQPSLCVNTDSNCKRWAAAQACHIFPTLMFEKCKLACGYCSNESTTISVTQP, from the exons ATGGCTTCACCATTTCAATCGCAGCTGGCAGTGGCCTCTCGACCATTTGCTATAGAGGCACCTGCAAGCGCCTCCCCTCCCCACTCAGATGCTCATATCACCATAGACCGGGTCATTCAGAGGGTGATGAATGCACACAACCAGCCTGCTATGGACTCACCAG AAACAGCTGCCATGTTGATGGGCGGAGACTCGACGATGAGACTAGCTGAGATGGACATGCTTCTAAGCAAGGAGCAGTACGAGAGCCTTTACGGCTCACCTCCACTTCCTCTTCACGAATCTTCAGCTAGTGACAACAG GAAGCACATGGATGGCGAAATTACCAGGGAAGAGCCTGAATTAGCTAGAGGAAAGCGGAAGGCTTATAGACGTGCCGTACCATGGACTAATAATGAAGTACCATTTGTCTTAAATCCATGGGACTTTT CTGGAACAGAAAGAGCTGTCATTCACCTTGCTATGCAAGAGTGGGAGCAATATACATGTGTCAAGTTCAGACCATCCAATAGCACTGACAATAACAAATTGGTCTTTCAAAATGGAGTAGG TTGTAACTCCCAACTTGGCCAAGTGGGCGGCTCACAGGCGCTCAATTTAGAAGCACCAGGCTGCAGATTC aAAGGACTTTACCTGCATGAAATAGGGCATGCGCTAGGACTAGTTCATGAACACCAGCTTCCAGACAGGGATCGATATATTGACATCGTGTGGGACAATGTGAAACCGGAATGGAAGCAGTGGTTCAATAAATATTCTACGTCAGATGTTACTCAAGACAATCTGCCTTACGACCTCACTTCTGTAATGCATTATGGGATAACC GCATTCTCATTTGATGATAAATCACAAACCATAAAGGCTCGCGACCAAACTCATGAAGAAAGCATTGGAAATGTTTACAAGAAGGAGTTGTCCTTTACTGATATTAAGGCTGTTAACAGCATATACCAATGTGGTG CTCATTGTCCATCGAGTGTACAATGCAGCGATGGTGGATATGTTGGCAAGGATTGTATGTGCATATGTCCGGATGGTGGCAACTCTTGTCAGACTAGACCGTTACCTCCTCCCATACCTGAGGAGAGCTGCAA TTTTGACAGTAAAGACTGTGACACATATGCTCTGTCTGGTGAATGCAGTGCAAATCCAGCTTGGATGTCTCACAACTGCGCGGCGAGCTGTGGATG TCTAATCAAAACAAGCATAAATAATGTTATACCTACCACAGCATGCAGGGACCTTTATCCTGACAGCAGCCAATGTGCAGTATGGAGAAGCAATGGATACTGTGATCGAAACCCAGCATGGATGAGAGCCAACTGTAGAAAGACCTGTGGTATCTGCTCCAATCCTCCTCAAG GCTGTGAGAATAAGGCCGGGGACTCTGTGTGCTATGCTGATGCCTCTGTTGGAGAATGTGAAAGTAACTCAGCTTATATGCTTGAAAACTGTGCTATGGCTTGTGGGAAAT GTGGTTCATGTTACAATGAACACCCTGATGACGCTGTCTGTATTGATCTGGCAACAGCCGGTGAGTGCACCCTCTCTCCTGAGTGGATGGGCCGATACTGTAAGAAAGCTTGTGATGCCTGTGATGGGCTTGAACTACCGATAG GAGAGGCGCGACCTTGCAGAgataagaatgaaaaatgtggTGAATGGATGAGGCGAGGAGAATGTACAGCTAATCCAAGCTGGATGATACAGAACTGCCAGAAGAGTTGTGACAGATGTAACTGCATCAACCAGCAT GATGATTCAAGCTGCGAAGTTTGGGCTGCACGAGGAGAATGCGAAAGCAACACACCTTGGATGAGTGAAAACTGCCAAAAATCATGTCGTTTCTGCACAAACCTTCCTCCACCTTCCG ATCGGTGCAAAAATGTCTATACAGTGGATGCAAGCAAATGTGATGAATGGCAGCGAAAAGGAGAATGCTTTACAAATCCTCTGTTCATGATTCCTCAATGTCGGCAGTCGTGCACTCAGTGTGACACACAGAACA GGTGTGAAGAGTGGAGCCAGTGGTCAGCTTGGACGGGCTGCAGCAGAGAGTGCGGCACCGGAATGAGGTCAAGGACAAGGCGATGCATGATGGGAACTGAGCGCACGGATGATGAAATGGTTAGTTGCATATTGAAGGAGTGTGCAACTACCACAGTTCCTACAACCACTTCCACAACAATAGACATGACTATAAGCACTGAAGCCCCTCCAACAACTACAG AGTCAGCAATTATCTCTCCTGATTGTAAGAACAAGCACCAAAGAAATGCAGACTGTGATACATGGGCGCGATACGGGCACTGTGAGAGTAACCCTTCTTGGATGCATCTGAACTGCGCCAAGTCTTGCAAATTATGCATCAG CTACGAGACGTGCGTCAATACGTATGGGGATGATGAGCAGTGTCAGCTTTGGGCTGATGATGATCAATGCACGGCCAATCCAAGTTGGATGCTTAGCAACTGTGCCAAGTCTTGTAACCAAT GTGAACAACCTCTAATAACAACTACTACTGCAGCGACGAGAGAGCTGTGTCTTAACCTGCACGGTTCTGACAGGGAATGTGAAGCATGGGGTGAAAGTGGGCACTGTGAACAGAACCCTGGTTATATGCTTGTAAATTGTGCTAGAGCTTGTGGGGCGTGTGAACAGACCACCAAATCAGTTATAGCCACAACAACTACCGAACGACCTCCTACTACAGTTGCAGTCACTCGCACCCCTCCGTCACCAG ACTGTATCGACCAGGCTGATTCATGTGAGGCATGGGCCAAAAGCACTAGAAGCTACTGCACTAGCAGCCAGTATGTTATGGACAATTGCAAGTTAGCCTGTGGTCTCTGTTCGACAGGCTTTGAAAAGGAGGCTGTACAAGTTTTTATAGCAG ACAAGTGCTATGACAAGTCCCCCGACTGCCATGCAAGAGCTCTCAAAGGACACTGTATATCCCAAAGAACAAAGATGCAGAAGTTGTGCCCTTATTCGTGTGAACATTGCCAGCCTAGCCTCTGCGTCAATACTGACTCAAACTGCAAAAGATGGGCTGCCGCTCAGGCATGCCACATTTTTCCTACATTAATGTTTGAGAAATGCAAACTAGCCTGTGGTTACTGTAGCAATGAGTCGACAACGATCAGTGTAACTCAACCATAA